Proteins from one Listeria weihenstephanensis genomic window:
- a CDS encoding pentapeptide repeat-containing protein → MAKKIQTPKIPPQLAELDSNWLSEEVYLREVLIEDRDFDFDPMERIVLDQVILRNVNFTTLEFPNIELTDVIFEKCNLSNVVFTSAIIHRCQFIDCKLTGADLSDSLIHNTLFQNCLMTMSSLGFSKFKHVEWQGCALINADFYESELKHSEMVDCQLNEANFSNVIMESIDLSVNHFEGIMVSLDKLGDCRVTSEQALSFARALGVIIKEDE, encoded by the coding sequence ATGGCGAAAAAAATCCAAACTCCCAAAATACCACCGCAGTTAGCCGAACTTGATTCTAACTGGCTTTCTGAAGAGGTGTATTTGCGTGAGGTTCTAATAGAAGATCGTGACTTTGATTTTGATCCCATGGAACGCATCGTGCTTGATCAGGTTATTTTGCGAAACGTGAATTTTACAACGCTAGAATTCCCCAATATTGAACTTACCGATGTTATTTTTGAAAAGTGTAATCTCTCCAACGTAGTCTTCACTTCCGCTATCATTCATCGTTGTCAATTCATTGATTGCAAGCTTACTGGTGCTGATTTATCGGATTCTTTAATTCATAACACGCTTTTCCAAAATTGTTTAATGACGATGAGTTCACTCGGTTTTTCTAAATTTAAACATGTAGAATGGCAAGGTTGCGCGCTGATTAATGCCGACTTTTACGAAAGTGAATTAAAGCATTCTGAAATGGTTGATTGCCAGCTGAATGAAGCTAATTTTTCGAACGTTATCATGGAAAGCATCGATCTCAGCGTCAATCATTTTGAAGGGATCATGGTTTCTCTCGATAAATTAGGTGATTGTCGCGTTACATCTGAACAAGCCCTCAGCTTTGCGCGAGCTTTAGGCGTTATAATTAAAGAAGACGAATAA